From Sulfitobacter albidus, a single genomic window includes:
- the ppsR gene encoding transcriptional regulator PpsR yields the protein MTAVDDPVWVAGHAPDIDAGLVPDILSRVADVTFVLSGAAEIRAVLCHPAFKGRDQVARLQGRALRDTLTPESAEKFDARLAEFRDHGTLDRSVELNHAADDGFDLLPMRYSFQSLGDTGEMLLLGRDLSPIAQMQQQLIAAQITLEKDYEARRAFDTQFRVLMASVSDAMLFISLPDGRVTDSNPAARSLLGKQGGDLNGLTLDHLFVGGDKEPVADRLATSAAGTKDAAVSLKAQASGRMVAITPTLFRAGGEQGMLCRVVGAKAAVPKVDTLSDHLLGLYEKGADAIAFVSPDGAILSVNEAFHDLADITQGQAVKGRSLAEFLSRGGVDLNVMLENANRSGTMRAYTTRIVGAFGSERAVEIATTHLRAGSAPIFALVMRDVSRLEAGRNETAQLGEVDTQSVIELIGNQPLRDIVASTTDVVEKMCIETAVELTSNNRVAAAEMLGLSRQSLYVKLRKYGLLKTGTNG from the coding sequence ATGACGGCCGTAGATGATCCTGTCTGGGTCGCGGGGCATGCGCCGGATATCGACGCGGGTCTTGTGCCGGATATTCTGTCGCGTGTCGCCGATGTGACCTTTGTCCTCTCCGGCGCGGCGGAGATCAGGGCAGTGCTGTGCCATCCAGCGTTCAAAGGGCGCGATCAGGTCGCCCGCCTGCAGGGTCGTGCGCTGCGCGACACGCTCACACCAGAGAGCGCCGAGAAATTCGATGCGAGGCTCGCGGAATTTCGCGATCATGGCACGCTTGACCGTTCTGTCGAGCTGAACCACGCGGCGGACGACGGGTTTGACCTGCTGCCGATGCGCTACAGTTTCCAAAGCCTTGGCGACACCGGTGAGATGCTTTTGTTGGGTCGGGATCTGAGCCCGATCGCCCAGATGCAGCAGCAGTTGATCGCGGCACAGATCACGCTTGAGAAGGATTACGAGGCACGGCGGGCATTTGACACGCAGTTTCGGGTGCTCATGGCGTCGGTGTCGGATGCGATGCTTTTCATTTCCCTTCCCGACGGTCGGGTGACCGACAGCAACCCCGCCGCGCGCAGTCTGCTGGGCAAGCAGGGCGGCGACCTGAATGGGCTGACGCTGGACCATCTGTTTGTCGGGGGCGACAAGGAGCCGGTCGCCGACCGTCTGGCGACCAGTGCGGCAGGCACCAAGGACGCGGCCGTATCGCTCAAGGCGCAGGCGTCGGGGCGGATGGTGGCGATCACGCCCACGCTCTTCCGTGCGGGCGGTGAACAGGGCATGCTGTGCCGCGTGGTCGGTGCCAAGGCGGCGGTGCCGAAGGTCGACACGCTGAGCGATCATCTGCTCGGACTTTACGAAAAAGGCGCGGATGCGATTGCCTTTGTCTCGCCCGACGGGGCGATTTTGAGCGTCAATGAGGCGTTTCACGATCTTGCCGACATCACCCAGGGGCAGGCGGTCAAGGGTCGCTCGCTGGCGGAGTTTCTCAGCCGGGGCGGCGTCGATCTGAACGTAATGCTTGAGAACGCCAATCGCAGCGGCACCATGCGTGCCTATACCACCAGGATTGTCGGCGCCTTTGGCTCTGAGCGCGCAGTCGAAATTGCAACGACGCATTTGCGGGCGGGATCGGCGCCGATCTTTGCGCTTGTGATGCGGGATGTCAGCCGTCTGGAGGCGGGGCGCAATGAGACCGCGCAGCTGGGCGAGGTCGATACCCAATCGGTGATCGAGCTGATCGGTAACCAGCCCCTGCGCGACATTGTGGCCAGCACCACGGATGTGGTCGAAAAGATGTGTATCGAAACGGCGGTCGAGCTGACATCGAACAACCGGGTTGCGGCCGCCGAGATGTTGGGCCTGTCGCGTCAGTCGCTCTACGTCAAGCTGCGCAAATACGGTCTGCTCAAGACCGGAACAAACGGCTAG
- the bchF gene encoding 2-vinyl bacteriochlorophyllide hydratase, with amino-acid sequence MRPSTPPSILYTPAQRARRDATRWTLVQGILAPVQFAVFAVSLVLVLRYLMTGEGYAIATASVVLKTALLYLIMVTGAIWEKVVFGQWLFAPAFFWEDVFSFGVIALHTLYIYGLLAGTMTPQALMVTALLAYAAYVVNAAQFVWKLRMARLQSEVPA; translated from the coding sequence ATGCGCCCTTCCACGCCACCCTCGATCCTGTACACACCGGCCCAGCGGGCGCGGCGGGATGCGACGCGGTGGACGCTTGTGCAGGGCATTCTGGCGCCGGTGCAATTTGCCGTGTTCGCGGTCTCGCTGGTGCTGGTTCTGCGCTATCTTATGACCGGCGAAGGCTACGCCATCGCGACCGCATCGGTGGTTCTGAAAACCGCTCTTCTCTACCTCATCATGGTAACCGGCGCGATCTGGGAAAAGGTCGTGTTCGGCCAGTGGCTTTTCGCGCCCGCGTTCTTTTGGGAGGACGTGTTCAGTTTTGGCGTCATCGCCCTGCATACCCTTTATATTTATGGGCTTTTGGCCGGAACCATGACGCCGCAAGCGCTGATGGTGACCGCCCTGCTAGCCTATGCCGCCTATGTGGTGAACGCCGCACAATTCGTCTGGAAACTGCGCATGGCGCGCCTGCAATCCGAGGTGCCGGCATGA